The genomic region TCAGCTTGGCCACATCTTCCACTTGGTTCCCAAATACACTGGGACATAATTCTCCCATCTCACTAGCTGCTTGTTCTTGTCTTCCTTGCTGGTCATCCCTATCTTTCTGACCTCTTAACACCATAATGTGGAGatactgctttgggaaagatccctgCTGTTCTCCTAACTTGctacaagtaataaatccttccttaccagcccctcccctggaaaaaaaaaaaaaagactctaatgTCCAGGACTTGAAaacttctcttctccatttatGCTCTCTCCCTGGGTGATCTCACCCACTCTCATGGTTTTAAATATGTCAGCCCAAACTTCTTCCATAAACTTCAGATTAGTGTTCTGTGTGTGtaagttgctcagctgtatccaactctttgcaaccctatgaactgtagcccaccaggctcctatgtccatggaattctccaggcaagaatactggatacggagtgggttgccattcccttcaccagggattttcccaacccaggtctcctgcattgcaggcagattctttaccatctgaaacacagggaagcccctcaaactGTGTTGTCAGTTCTCAATTCAACATGTTTACTTGAATGTATAACAGGCATCTCAAACTGAAAATGTCCCTGTCTGGAACGCTTTCCCCCTCATATAACAGCAGGGGTCACTCTCACTTTCCTCAGATTTCTGTACAAATATCTTGTTAGAAAAGCCTTCCCGACACACCCTCTATAAGACAGTAAACCTCCTCTAAACCCTCTCCACCAGAACCTCACCTTTTCCACAATATTGTGCTCCAATGCAGTCATCACCATCTGAAGTACAGTATATGTGATTATTATGTTTTTTCCTTCTAAGTGTTCACAGCTGTGTCCCCAGAACAGTTGTTCAGTAAAGGAATGAAACCGAGAGCCCTTGTCCCTCTCAGAACTGGAATCATTCCTTCCCTGCACTTGGCTTCCCCAGCTAGTTCtgatcccctccccctcctcccagcatTCTGCCTAGTGACAAGCTGCTGGATGATTTCGGGACTCAGGCTTCCTTCCCCTCAACTAACCATACACTTTTCTGGATTCCTCACTGCTCTCTAGGCCTCTTACTTGTACCAATCCTCTTTATCTCCCCTTCTTTCATTTGACCTACCTCTTTGGAATTACCAGGATACGCTTGTTTCTTTCATGTCTCAGGTCCTTTTGCCAAGAATGCCCTCCCAATGTCTCCCTGTAACAAACTCCTAACCATTCTTCAGTACTCGGTTTGGGCCTCACTTCCTCCGGGAAGCCTTCCCAGCGTCATAGAGACTCCCAGTGCCCAAGCGGCTTGTTTACCACCCTAGGCTGTCATTGTTGGAGCCCAGGTCCGTGTCCCCCCACATCATCCCCTgaactccctgagggcagggacggGTCTCATTCACCCCCATGACCAAAGTACCCAGCACTAgatgcagaatgaatgaatgatggttGTGGGAGGAGCCCAGGCTGAAGGCGGAGTCTGGTGATATATAAGCGGGTGTGGTCTGCGCCAATAAGAAACTCCGAGAGAAGATAACATTGAAGAGGAGCCAATGGGTACTaggaaagagaggaggggagTGACCTACAGCCAATAAGTGGCGGGGGCTGGGGCAAAGGGCATGCCCAATGGAGGGCGGGGCCAGTGGACAATGGAGCGGGGTTCCCAGGTAGATGAGGAGGGGTCGACCGGTCGAACGCCTTTTCGGCctcgtgggggtggggggattacATCCGCGTGCCGCGCCCCCACCTGTTCAATCCTCTTCTCGCCGCCGCTGTTCCCGCTCCGCAACACAGGCCGCCGGCTGCCCAGCCCGCGGGAGCCGACGCTGGTGACGCACGGGCTCGGGCGCGCGCACGCTCAGACGAAAGAGCGCGGATTCGCGTCAATCTCTGCTGCCGCAAGAGCACGAGGACAAGGCTTGGGGTGGGGCCAGGCAGAGCAGGGGGGAGGTGTCCGCCATCGGGTCACGCCCCTGGGTGGGGTGTTGCCTTAAGCCCGCCCCCTTTGCCTCAGTTGACTGACTTCTGGCGTAGGAGACGCTAGCTCTCTGCGGGTGCGCGCACACATAAGAGTGTAGTCCGCACACTGTGGAAGCCCAGGTACTTGGGAAAGCAGCCCACATACAGGTCTCGTACCGGGATAGGTGGGGCGCAGCCATATATCAGAACTGGAACCAGGATATCTTAGGTGTGTCACTGCACTTGGACCCCCTGCCCTTCGTGGGCACTTTTATTTCATCCACCCTTCGCCAACACGTACAATTCAGGCGTACGGGGACGTGACTTTATTCTGCGGGCAGTCAGGGGTCAGGCACAGGACCCTGAGGGGAAGCAGGAGGCCAGCGAGGGTGCAGGTGTTGGCACGAGGCTGAAAAGTGCTCGGCGACCAGCTTGGGGCGAGGGCTGCGGGCCGGCCCGCAGAGAGCTGAGTGCGGCCAGGCGCTGCTCTCGGGACACGTCTCCGCGCAGGTCCAGGAGGGCGGAGACATGATCCTCGCTGTGGAGTTACGGGTGCGTTAGCCCCGCCCAGCCGCTCCTGGGTCTCCTCCCTTCCCGGCCCGTCTTCGCACCTCACGTCGGGAAACTGTTGCCTCAAGCCTGCCACCTCGAGGCCAAGTAGCGTAGGGTCGCGGAGGTTCAGCAGCTCCTTCAATGCAAGCAGCACTGGCGCACACTGAACGCTCTCCTCCAGGCCCTGAGCACGCAGGGGTTGGTCTTTCTCCAGTCCTCGACCCCTATCGAATCACTAAGACTCCCGCCCATCCTCTCGCCCAGCGAATTCTCACCAAACCGAGGAAAAGCTCCTGAAGCTGGGCCGCATCGTGCTGCATGCGCTCGGCCGCCTGGGTCCTCTCGTCAGCACCGCTGCAGACTAGGCGGCCTTGCATCAGCGCACTTAAGTACTGCAGCACCACCGTACGCTCCGCCTCGACCAGCAACAGCTGTAGGGATCGCAATCAAATGGGTCCAGGATGTTTTTCCCATGGGCACTTTGACACCGCCCCCCGCCCTCAGCCTTTCCCCGCAGATGCACCTGGACCGCGGGATTCCGCACGTGCTGAAAGTTCTGGCAGAATCGCGCCGTCCGCTTGCACACGTCATCCAGCAGCTCTGGGCTTGAGAGCCAGCGACGCGAGGGCAGAGCCGCGAATAGGGGCTGGGAACGGAGTTCAGAGACGTAGCTGGAGCGACGATTCAGACCCAGTATTCCCCGGCAGAGGCCACCGTGCATACGCTGTATCTCCTCCTCCCAACCCCATCTCCCCCTGAAGCCTCACCTGTAGCTCCGCCAGCAGCGCCTCCAACACCAGGCGACAGATCCTCTTCTGCAACTTGTCCAGCTCTGCCTCCACCGGAGCCAAGACTCCGGGAACCACCCATTTGGGCTGCAGGACGGATACGGAGGAGCTGGACCGACCAAAAGGACGGCTTCAGGACCAAGGCCAAGGCCCGAGAGGCCCTCTCTTGTCTAGCCACTCGGGCGCCACCTAGTGGCACAAGTGTGTCGCCTGAGGTGACAAGAAGGGCGGCTCCCTGCACTTCTGAAAGGGTGGACACAGCTGAGGCTGAAGTGGTGGGCTCAGCGAGTTAGAAGGCACACATGCGACCTGGACCTGCCTCTAATTCGCGGTATGATCTTGAACAAGTTATGTCTTTCAGTTTGTTTCGGTAAGAGGAGAGAGTTAATCCCAGTCAGGAGGGAGTCAAAATCATTAACTTGTTTGTCCTCTCTTGCCCACACCCCAGGGAACATAAGACCCTAGAGGAAGggaatatttttgttatattcacagAGGTAACACTAGACGTTACCTGGCACAGAATAGGgccttgataaatatttgttgaatgaatgaataattgacactctgtgccaggtactgtggtaggtacttttttttttttggtaggtacTTTATATCTGTAATCTCACCTGAGTCTCAGAAGGTCCACCCATATACTATTGACGACAGAAGCAAAATTCAGAGAGATTAGataactggcccaaggtcacacagctagtaattaGGAGAACTAGGATTGGAACCCCAGGGTTACGTGAGTCTAAAATTCCTAAAGGCCCAGTGTAGGCTAGATCCATACCGAATAGATGTTCAGTCAGGGGTTAGTGAAGGTGGCATTCTGTGGGCACATCCTGGTACCTGAGTGCTAACTGGTGGTTGAGGGTGGCCAGTAGGTAGGGCACGTAATGAGGGACCACTGCTTCCCCCCTGAGATGGTCTCGGGAGAATCGGATCAGAGCATCAGTGAAGCTGCAAAGAGCAGAGGTGGCTCCGGTACCTGCTGTCACTCTGGTACAACCCCAGTCCTTAGTACTCTGGCCCCACCTCCAAGATACCCAAGGCCCTGTCTTGAAGGAGTACTTTCCCATGGGTGTGTCTGATCACTCAGAACCCCTTAGGGCTGCCCAGGAGCAGGGCCAGGAGTTGGGAGTGGGTCAGACCTCCTCAGGAAGGCGCTCAGTTCTGACAGTGCCATGCCATGCACCCGCTGCTCCAGTGACACACTGACTATTCTGGTCACACGAATGTTCTCCTCCAGGATCTACAGGCAGGGACGGGCAGCCATTAGCGGGGTCCTGGTcctgccctccttccctttccctgtgAGGGCTGCCCCCAGGTCTTGCCACTTTTCACCCACCTGCAGCACGATGGCTGGCAATGGCGAGTGGTAGAAGCCAGACAGGTCTGTGTCGGGTCCCTGCTCTCGGCCCCACTCGACTACCTCCCCATCCAGTGCCTTCTGCAGCCACTGGGCCACCTTTGCCTGGGGAAAGGGGGCAAGGTGCAGCAGGATGTAGCAGGGCACTGACCCTGCTAGAGATGGGTAGATGCACGACTCCACAGATACAGGCCCACGGGTGGCGGCAGAACTGCTCTGAACCTGGGCTCCAACTACTCACCTGGACTTTGGCCACAAATGTTGCCTCCAACTGCTCAATGTTTTCCAGGGTCAGGAGGGGCTCCAGATCAGACACGTCAGCCTCAGGCCCCAACTCCAGGCTCCCCATCATTTCTGGCCTGGAGGTGGGTGGCACAGTGTTACACGGAGCCCCCAGCCTTTGATGTCCCCATGCCCTACTGCCCCAGAGACACTGACCCCTGGTACACATGCAGCACCCAGTGCAGCAGGGTGAAGGTGTCGGCTTCTTCCAACTCAGGCCCTTCCAGGAGTTGCTGCAGGCAGCGCCGCAGGCCACCATGCAGGGTGTGGGCCCACAACTGGACAACTTTGTAGTGTGGTGGGCAGCAGGGTGCTACCAGAGCCTCAGCCATGGCCAACTCGGCTGGCAGAGCCACCCGCAGAGCCTCCAGCCACTTTGCTAGTTCCCCAGGCCCAGGCTGCAGAGATGTCCCGAAGTGGACCCGCTCCAAGCCCTGCTGTAGTGCACGCAGACAGCGCTGCCGCCAGTCCCGAGGAGCCTGCTCCAGGGAGGTGGTGCACCCAGCATCCACCTCGGCCACACGCACAGCAGCCACCAGCAAGGCTGGGTTCTCCCGGGCCAGCTGCCCTGCAGCCCCTGCGGCCGCCTCCACAGCCTGGCCCAGAGCCTCAGCCAGAGGGCCCAGCCCCTCGAAGACTGGCAACTCCAGGCCCCCAAGAGGTGTGCATGTCTCCTCTTGCAGCTGCTCCAGTTCCCGAAGGCTTACATAGGCCTCCAAGAGCCGCTGGGCATCAATCAGGGTCTGTGTGTGGGCCACTGCAGCTGGCACTAATCAGAGAGAAGAGACAGCCTTGAGTCTAAACCTTTCCACCTGTGCAGTGGGTACAGCAGTGGATGTTGACGCCCTGGGGCTGGGGTGATGTGTAAAAGATTTAATAATCAGTACAGTAGAGCACTGGCCAGCCTGAAAAGACCCAGGGAAGGGCCTATATGGTGGTTAGGGTGTAAACCCTTGAGCTGATGaaacaggaggaagggagggacttGGGGGAGGGAGTCATGCCAGTGGCTCTTTGACCACCCTGTTAGGGAAATAGTTCAGTATATAACAGCCAAGTTGGGCAGAGCCACAGGTGTCAGTCCTGACTCAGACATCCCATGCTTGTActgcacttagttgctcagtcatgtccgactctttgtgaccccatggactgtagcccaccaggctcctctgttcagtgggattctccaggcaagaatactggagtgggttgccatgccctcctccaggggatcttcccaacccagggattgaacccaggtctccctcgttgcaggtagattctttactactgagccacctgggaagcccaagagtactggagtgggtagcctatcccttttccaggggatcttcccgacctaggaataaaaccagggactcctgcattgcaagtggattctttaccagctaagctaccagggaagccctcgcaCACTTGGGAACCCCAGAATGAGCTAACAGGCACCATGCTTCATACGTCATCTGAAGCCTGTATTACTCTCTGGGAGGTCCCCGATGTGTCCCTCCATGCAATTTCCCACTGGTGTCCCAGCCCCTTGATCAGCGACAAGCCCCTTGGTGCTTGTCAACCGGCTGGCAGAGGACTGAGGCCGAGGGCCAGGCACACTCACCAGCTCGCAGCCGGGGCAACAGCTGAGACAGGGCCTGCAGTTGTTTGTGTTCCACAACCTGCTCCCGCAGGGGTTCTAGGGTCTGTGCAGCCTCAGCCATATCCCGGAGCAGCCCACGGGCCTGGCCCAGGGCCTTGCGGGCTCCCTGTACGGCCTCGAGGGCCTGGGCCAGCTGCCACACCCCGGTCTTCACACCCTCCAGGTATGACTGCACCACTGActgtgggagggaggcaggcagtgaGGCCTTGCCAGCCCTGCAGCTTGCCCCCAGCACTCCTCCCTCCTGCCCGATGCCCACCTTGATGCGCGCCTCCAGAGAACAGGTCCGCTGCACCTCACGGTTCCGGTACTGGCCCAGCCTGGCCAGCTGCTCTGGCCGGTAGAAGATGCCCGAGGCCCACTTGAGTGCTGCACCCCGGGCCAGCTGCTCCGCCCTTTCCTGCTCCGACCACTCCAGCCCTGGGCAGGAAGAGCCTGGGCAGCTGCATCAATTGGGCTAGGCCTGCAGGAAGTGGCTGCCGAATCTGCTCC from Bubalus bubalis isolate 160015118507 breed Murrah chromosome 18, NDDB_SH_1, whole genome shotgun sequence harbors:
- the EXOC3L1 gene encoding exocyst complex component 3-like protein isoform X1, yielding MDSAARDKTQPALPTGSSCPGLEWSEQERAEQLARGAALKWASGIFYRPEQLARLGQYRNREVQRTCSLEARIKSVVQSYLEGVKTGVWQLAQALEAVQGARKALGQARGLLRDMAEAAQTLEPLREQVVEHKQLQALSQLLPRLRAVPAAVAHTQTLIDAQRLLEAYVSLRELEQLQEETCTPLGGLELPVFEGLGPLAEALGQAVEAAAGAAGQLARENPALLVAAVRVAEVDAGCTTSLEQAPRDWRQRCLRALQQGLERVHFGTSLQPGPGELAKWLEALRVALPAELAMAEALVAPCCPPHYKVVQLWAHTLHGGLRRCLQQLLEGPELEEADTFTLLHWVLHVYQGPEMMGSLELGPEADVSDLEPLLTLENIEQLEATFVAKVQAKVAQWLQKALDGEVVEWGREQGPDTDLSGFYHSPLPAIVLQILEENIRVTRIVSVSLEQRVHGMALSELSAFLRSFTDALIRFSRDHLRGEAVVPHYVPYLLATLNHQLALSSSVSVLQPKWVVPGVLAPVEAELDKLQKRICRLVLEALLAELQPLFAALPSRRWLSSPELLDDVCKRTARFCQNFQHVRNPAVQLLLVEAERTVVLQYLSALMQGRLVCSGADERTQAAERMQHDAAQLQELFLGLGLEESVQCAPVLLALKELLNLRDPTLLGLEVAGLRQQFPDVRCEDGPGREETQERLGGANAPVTPQRGSCLRPPGPARRRVPRAAPGRTQLSAGRPAALAPSWSPSTFQPRANTCTLAGLLLPLRVLCLTPDCPQNKVTSPYA
- the EXOC3L1 gene encoding exocyst complex component 3-like protein isoform X6; the protein is MNTVAQRSAHFACSNPDLCPHSAPAPPAMDSAARDKTQPALPTGSSCPGLEWSEQERAEQLARGAALKWASGIFYRPEQLARLGQYRNREVQRTCSLEARIKSVVQSYLEGVKTGVWQLAQALEAVQGARKALGQARGLLRDMAEAAQTLEPLREQVVEHKQLQALSQLLPRLRAVPAAVAHTQTLIDAQRLLEAYVSLRELEQLQEETCTPLGGLELPVFEGLGPLAEALGQAVEAAAGAAGQLARENPALLVAAVRVAEVDAGCTTSLEQAPRDWRQRCLRALQQGLERVHFGTSLQPGPGELAKWLEALRVALPAELAMAEALVAPCCPPHYKVVQLWAHTLHGGLRRCLQQLLEGPELEEADTFTLLHWVLHVYQGPEMMGSLELGPEADVSDLEPLLTLENIEQLEATFVAKVQAKVAQWLQKALDGEVVEWGREQGPDTDLSGFYHSPLPAIVLQILEENIRVTRIVSVSLEQRVHGMALSELSAFLRSFTDALIRFSRDHLRGEAVVPHYVPYLLATLNHQLALSSSVSVLQPKWVVPGVLAPVEAELDKLQKRICRLVLEALLAELQPLFAALPSRRWLSSPELLDDVCKRTARFCQNFQHVRNPAVQLLLVEAERTVVLQYLSALMQGRLVCSGADERTQAAERMQHDAAQLQELFLGLGLEESVQCAPVLLALKELLNLRDPTLLGLEVAGLRQQFPDVRCEDGPGREETQERLGGANAPVTPQRGSCLRPPGPARRRVPRAAPGRTQLSAGRPAALAPSWSPSTFQPRANTCTLAGLLLPLRVLCLTPDCPQNKVTSPYA
- the EXOC3L1 gene encoding exocyst complex component 3-like protein isoform X2 codes for the protein MDSAARDKTQPALPTGLEWSEQERAEQLARGAALKWASGIFYRPEQLARLGQYRNREVQRTCSLEARIKSVVQSYLEGVKTGVWQLAQALEAVQGARKALGQARGLLRDMAEAAQTLEPLREQVVEHKQLQALSQLLPRLRAVPAAVAHTQTLIDAQRLLEAYVSLRELEQLQEETCTPLGGLELPVFEGLGPLAEALGQAVEAAAGAAGQLARENPALLVAAVRVAEVDAGCTTSLEQAPRDWRQRCLRALQQGLERVHFGTSLQPGPGELAKWLEALRVALPAELAMAEALVAPCCPPHYKVVQLWAHTLHGGLRRCLQQLLEGPELEEADTFTLLHWVLHVYQGPEMMGSLELGPEADVSDLEPLLTLENIEQLEATFVAKVQAKVAQWLQKALDGEVVEWGREQGPDTDLSGFYHSPLPAIVLQILEENIRVTRIVSVSLEQRVHGMALSELSAFLRSFTDALIRFSRDHLRGEAVVPHYVPYLLATLNHQLALSSSVSVLQPKWVVPGVLAPVEAELDKLQKRICRLVLEALLAELQPLFAALPSRRWLSSPELLDDVCKRTARFCQNFQHVRNPAVQLLLVEAERTVVLQYLSALMQGRLVCSGADERTQAAERMQHDAAQLQELFLGLGLEESVQCAPVLLALKELLNLRDPTLLGLEVAGLRQQFPDVRCEDGPGREETQERLGGANAPVTPQRGSCLRPPGPARRRVPRAAPGRTQLSAGRPAALAPSWSPSTFQPRANTCTLAGLLLPLRVLCLTPDCPQNKVTSPYA
- the EXOC3L1 gene encoding exocyst complex component 3-like protein isoform X7 translates to MNTVAQRSAHFACSNPDLCPHSAPAPPAMDSAARDKTQPALPTGLEWSEQERAEQLARGAALKWASGIFYRPEQLARLGQYRNREVQRTCSLEARIKSVVQSYLEGVKTGVWQLAQALEAVQGARKALGQARGLLRDMAEAAQTLEPLREQVVEHKQLQALSQLLPRLRAVPAAVAHTQTLIDAQRLLEAYVSLRELEQLQEETCTPLGGLELPVFEGLGPLAEALGQAVEAAAGAAGQLARENPALLVAAVRVAEVDAGCTTSLEQAPRDWRQRCLRALQQGLERVHFGTSLQPGPGELAKWLEALRVALPAELAMAEALVAPCCPPHYKVVQLWAHTLHGGLRRCLQQLLEGPELEEADTFTLLHWVLHVYQGPEMMGSLELGPEADVSDLEPLLTLENIEQLEATFVAKVQAKVAQWLQKALDGEVVEWGREQGPDTDLSGFYHSPLPAIVLQILEENIRVTRIVSVSLEQRVHGMALSELSAFLRSFTDALIRFSRDHLRGEAVVPHYVPYLLATLNHQLALSSSVSVLQPKWVVPGVLAPVEAELDKLQKRICRLVLEALLAELQPLFAALPSRRWLSSPELLDDVCKRTARFCQNFQHVRNPAVQLLLVEAERTVVLQYLSALMQGRLVCSGADERTQAAERMQHDAAQLQELFLGLGLEESVQCAPVLLALKELLNLRDPTLLGLEVAGLRQQFPDVRCEDGPGREETQERLGGANAPVTPQRGSCLRPPGPARRRVPRAAPGRTQLSAGRPAALAPSWSPSTFQPRANTCTLAGLLLPLRVLCLTPDCPQNKVTSPYA
- the EXOC3L1 gene encoding exocyst complex component 3-like protein isoform X8 encodes the protein MDSAARDKTQPALPTGSSCPGLEWSEQERAEQLARGAALKWASGIFYRPEQLARLGQYRNREVQRTCSLEARIKSVVQSYLEGVKTGVWQLAQALEAVQGARKALGQARGLLRDMAEAAQTLEPLREQVVEHKQLQALSQLLPRLRAVPAAVAHTQTLIDAQRLLEAYVSLRELEQLQEETCTPLGGLELPVFEGLGPLAEALGQAVEAAAGAAGQLARENPALLVAAVRVAEVDAGCTTSLEQAPRDWRQRCLRALQQGLERVHFGTSLQPGPGELAKWLEALRVALPAELAMAEALVAPCCPPHYKVVQLWAHTLHGGLRRCLQQLLEGPELEEADTFTLLHWVLHVYQGPEMMGSLELGPEADVSDLEPLLTLENIEQLEATFVAKVQPKWVVPGVLAPVEAELDKLQKRICRLVLEALLAELQPLFAALPSRRWLSSPELLDDVCKRTARFCQNFQHVRNPAVQLLLVEAERTVVLQYLSALMQGRLVCSGADERTQAAERMQHDAAQLQELFLGLGLEESVQCAPVLLALKELLNLRDPTLLGLEVAGLRQQFPDVRCEDGPGREETQERLGGANAPVTPQRGSCLRPPGPARRRVPRAAPGRTQLSAGRPAALAPSWSPSTFQPRANTCTLAGLLLPLRVLCLTPDCPQNKVTSPYA
- the EXOC3L1 gene encoding exocyst complex component 3-like protein isoform X3 encodes the protein MDSAARDKTQPALPTGSSCPGLEWSEQERAEQLARGAALKWASGIFYRPEQLARLGQYRNREVQRTCSLEARIKSVVQSYLEGVKTGVWQLAQALEAVQGARKALGQARGLLRDMAEAAQTLEPLREQVVEHKQLQALSQLLPRLRAVPAAVAHTQTLIDAQRLLEAYVSLRELEQLQEETCTPLGGLELPVFEGLGPLAEALGQAVEAAAGAAGQLARENPALLVAAVRVAEVDAGCTTSLEQAPRDWRQRCLRALQQGLERVHFGTSLQPGPGELAKWLEALRVALPAELAMAEALVAPCCPPHYKVVQLWAHTLHGGLRRCLQQLLEGPELEEADTFTLLHWVLHVYQGPEMMGSLELGPEADVSDLEPLLTLENIEQLEATFVAKVQAKVAQWLQKALDGEVVEWGREQGPDTDLSGFYHSPLPAIVLQILEENIRVTRIVSVSLEQRVHGMALSELSAFLRSSSVSVLQPKWVVPGVLAPVEAELDKLQKRICRLVLEALLAELQPLFAALPSRRWLSSPELLDDVCKRTARFCQNFQHVRNPAVQLLLVEAERTVVLQYLSALMQGRLVCSGADERTQAAERMQHDAAQLQELFLGLGLEESVQCAPVLLALKELLNLRDPTLLGLEVAGLRQQFPDVRCEDGPGREETQERLGGANAPVTPQRGSCLRPPGPARRRVPRAAPGRTQLSAGRPAALAPSWSPSTFQPRANTCTLAGLLLPLRVLCLTPDCPQNKVTSPYA
- the EXOC3L1 gene encoding exocyst complex component 3-like protein isoform X4, with translation MDSAARDKTQPALPTGSSCPGLEWSEQERAEQLARGAALKWASGIFYRPEQLARLGQYRNREVQRTCSLEARIKSVVQSYLEGVKTGVWQLAQALEAVQGARKALGQARGLLRDMAEAAQTLEPLREQVVEHKQLQALSQLLPRLRAVPAAVAHTQTLIDAQRLLEAYVSLRELEQLQEETCTPLGGLELPVFEGLGPLAEALGQAVEAAAGAAGQLARENPALLVAAVRVAEVDAGCTTSLEQAPRDWRQRCLRALQQGLERVHFGTSLQPGPGELAKWLEALRVALPAELAMAEALVAPCCPPHYKVVQLWAHTLHGGLRRCLQQLLEGPELEEADTFTLLHWVLHVYQGPEMMGSLELGPEADVSDLEPLLTLENIEQLEATFVAKVQAKVAQWLQKALDGEVVEWGREQGPDTDLSGFYHSPLPAIVLQILEENIRVTRIVSVSLEQRVHGMALSELSAFLRSFTDALIRFSRDHLRGEAVVPHYVPYLLATLNHQLALSSSVSVLQPKWVVPGVLAPVEAELDKLQKRICRLVLEALLAELQPLFAALPSRRWLSSPELLDDVCKRTARFCQNFQHVRNPAVQLLLVEAERTVVLQYLSALMQGRLVCSGADERTQAAERMQHDAAQLQELFLGLGLEESVQCAPVLLALKELLNLRDPTLLGLEVAGLRQQFPDVSEDHVSALLDLRGDVSREQRLAALSSLRAGPQPSPQAGRRALFSLVPTPAPSLASCFPSGSCA
- the EXOC3L1 gene encoding exocyst complex component 3-like protein isoform X5 yields the protein MDSAARDKTQPALPTGLEWSEQERAEQLARGAALKWASGIFYRPEQLARLGQYRNREVQRTCSLEARIKSVVQSYLEGVKTGVWQLAQALEAVQGARKALGQARGLLRDMAEAAQTLEPLREQVVEHKQLQALSQLLPRLRAVPAAVAHTQTLIDAQRLLEAYVSLRELEQLQEETCTPLGGLELPVFEGLGPLAEALGQAVEAAAGAAGQLARENPALLVAAVRVAEVDAGCTTSLEQAPRDWRQRCLRALQQGLERVHFGTSLQPGPGELAKWLEALRVALPAELAMAEALVAPCCPPHYKVVQLWAHTLHGGLRRCLQQLLEGPELEEADTFTLLHWVLHVYQGPEMMGSLELGPEADVSDLEPLLTLENIEQLEATFVAKVQAKVAQWLQKALDGEVVEWGREQGPDTDLSGFYHSPLPAIVLQILEENIRVTRIVSVSLEQRVHGMALSELSAFLRSFTDALIRFSRDHLRGEAVVPHYVPYLLATLNHQLALSSSVSVLQPKWVVPGVLAPVEAELDKLQKRICRLVLEALLAELQPLFAALPSRRWLSSPELLDDVCKRTARFCQNFQHVRNPAVQLLLVEAERTVVLQYLSALMQGRLVCSGADERTQAAERMQHDAAQLQELFLGLGLEESVQCAPVLLALKELLNLRDPTLLGLEVAGLRQQFPDVSEDHVSALLDLRGDVSREQRLAALSSLRAGPQPSPQAGRRALFSLVPTPAPSLASCFPSGSCA
- the EXOC3L1 gene encoding exocyst complex component 3-like protein isoform X9, which produces MDSAARDKTQPALPTGSSCPGLEWSEQERAEQLARGAALKWASGIFYRPEQLARLGQYRNREVQRTCSLEARIKSVVQSYLEGVKTGVWQLAQALEAVQGARKALGQARGLLRDMAEAAQTLEPLREQVVEHKQLQALSQLLPRLRAVPAAVAHTQTLIDAQRLLEAYVSLRELEQLQEETCTPLGGLELPVFEGLGPLAEALGQAVEAAAGAAGQLARENPALLVAAVRVAEVDAGCTTSLEQAPRDWRQRCLRALQQGLERVHFGTSLQPGPGELAKWLEALRVALPAELAMAEALVAPCCPPHYKVVQLWAHTLHGGLRRCLQQLLEGPELEEADTFTLLHWVLHVYQGPEMMGSLELGPEADVSDLEPLLTLENIEQLEATFVAKVQAKVAQWLQKALDGEVVEWGREQGPDTDLSGFYHSPLPAIVLQILEENIRVTRIVSVSLEQRVHGMALSELSAFLRSFTDALIRFSRDHLRGEAVVPHYVPYLLATLNHQLALSPNGWFPESWLRWRQSWTSCRRGSVAWCWRRCWRSYSPYSRLCPRVAGSQAQSCWMTCASGRRDSARTFSTCGIPRSSCCWSRRSVRWCCST